aaagaaattccccagtattttttttaattatttattattatcatgtTAAATTACCATTTAGTCCCTTTGAGTATAGTTCTCAATTGATTCTCATGGTCTTAAATCGgtccattttattttgtttttatttattatttatttatagttttaaaacattattcaGTTTAATTATCTCGTATTTTTATTGAGATTCCACGTCTATATTGGAGGGtataacaaaacattttataacGATGTCCTCCCCAGACAGTATTGTAAAACTGGGAGaaatgatacataacgggccaaaatggacaatatcttgCTAACAATAAGGGTTAAATGGGTCGTTCCATATTTTAGGTCAAGTAGTGGGAGGAGAGCAAGACTTTGACTATGTACCTGTTGAAGAATGAGTCGAGGACTCTAAGGCAGTGGCTTAGTTATAGGAACCCCATTATGGAGCAATTGTCACTGTTTATGGACCGGAACCGACTGATGTTGAAGAATCAGCAGATGAGTTGTGGTTAGGAGCCACTCGAACTCAGATCTAGCTAGTTCTCCCCGGATCTTCCCCCGGGGTGAAAGGGGTAGAAAAGAGAATATAAGCAATAATATGAAGTATAGAAAGGCATGAGGAGGCGTTACAACTACTCTTTATTCGCTTTATTCGTCCGTCGCCCCCACACTCCGACATTGgttttccccttttccttcactttctcttctcttttccttttcatgttcttcatttcctcTTCAATGGCGATGCCATAGAACATCCCTGACCGGAGCTCCGCCATTTCCACTCTCCCAACACCCATGGCCCCAACCGCCGGATCTCTGTGCAACAAATTCCTAGCTCTTTTACTGCTTATTGTCCATGTTGGTTGCTTCCTTCTTACTACCGCCGACCACCGCAGCCGCCGCCGTCCTCCGCCCCCTAAGAAAGCCACTCCGACGCCCTCCTGTCTTAAGCCCCACAAGGCTCTGACAAGTTCCTATTCATTTCTCAAACGAATCTTCTCCTCAAAAACCTGCAAAATGGCAATCGAAACCGCTCGGCCCCCCACTCCTGCCCGGACATCACAGGAGATTTCTCCCCCGGTTGAGACTCCGACAGCCGGAACGCCGCAGGATTCAGACATCACCACGGCGGAGACTAACCAATTTGTCCACATCAGCAACGACATTTTCCCTTGCACTGCTTGCGGCGAGATTTTCCCCAAGCATCAATTGCTCGAACAGCACCAATCGGCGAAACATGCTGTGTCGGAACTCGCCGATTCCGATTCCGGGAAGAATATTGTTCGAATCATTTTCGAAACGGGATGGAcgagtaaagaaaaaagtcCGAAAATCGTTCGAATCTTGAAAATCCACAATAGCCCAAAGATCGTTTCCAGATTCGAGGAGTACAGAGAGTCGGTGAAGGCGAAAGCAGCGGCCCGAAACGGCGCGGTGAAGCGTCGGGACGAGCGGTGCATCGCCGACGGAAACGAGTTGCTGAGGTTTCACTGTGCGACGTTTTTATGCGATTTGGGGCAAAATGGTAATTCCAGCCTCTGCGGGCAGCAATTTTGTAGCATTTGTGGGATAATCAAATCGGGATTCTCCCACAAGTTGGACGGAATATCGACGTTATCGAGTAGCTGGAGGGCACACGTGGCGATCCCTGAGGACATCGAAGAGGAGTTCAAGTTTCTGAACGTGAAGCGGGCGATTCTGGTTTGTCGGGTCATTGCAGGTCGGGTCGGGTCAGACGCCGATGAGCCGGAAAAAGACGGCGAAGGGTTTCACTCCGTCGTCGGGCGAAGTGGTAGTGGGGCCCAGACCACGTTGGACGAGGAAGAGCTGTTGGTTTTCAATCCGAGGGCTGTGCTCCCCTGCTTCGCGATTGTATACGAAATCTGATCGATTGATGAGtactgtttttattttattttattttattttattaatattggTTGTTTTAATGAACTTGTCGGTATAATTCCGTACTGTTTTACTATGGGTCAAACTCAATCCTTCTTTAGCCCATGGCATGAGATAGAGCCACACCAAGGCATGATTTGTACAAGCTCTTGGCCTTCTCTTTAGTTAAATGATATTCCACACATATTTTGAGTGAATTTAGTTATACCCGTGATGATAATTGAACTCAACTAAGATTGAAACGAGAGTTAGTGATAATAATTGAAcgaaattgtgagatcccacatcgatttgagagataaacgagtgtcaacgagaaGACACTAAATCTCGAACgagatagattgtgagatcccacgtccaGTTAGAGAtgagggtgtagaaacttttcCCCAAGAAAGACCTGAGACTGAAtgaaattcttcttcaataagAAATATAACTCCAATGGGATCAATTATGGGCCTATCACGTGCGGAAGGGCATGTTAGTGAAGAAGAAGGCGTATAATAATAAGAGTGAGTGGATAATGTGGggaattttcatttattcccATAGTTTACGCCACTAAAGTCGGGATGGAAAGTTGTAAATGCAAAAAGCCCAATTTCGGTGGCAACATGGGCCGACAGGCCCAATTGTATTTTGGGGAAAGTAACGGTAAAGAAAGGTGTGGGCATTCGGAATGGAATTTTGGGGAAAGACCGGAAAAAAGCAcgtaaatttatattatcatatctcattattttcctttttcttttcttctttttcctattCAGAAATTGACATTttgtaaaaaagaataattacaGTTTGCCATCTGAAACGGCGCCCACAGAGGGTAAGAAAATGTACACATAGAGGAAGCTTACAGTTTCAAGAGAGCCCATTGGAAGCCAAACAAAATCCCGTCTCTGATCAACCACGGCGCCGCCATTAGACCCCAATTCACTCGCCGCCCGCCATTAGACCCCAACTTGTTTTCCATCTCCGAGGATTTCGAAACTTGGGATATATTATCATTCTCTGGAGTTAagaattttcaaaacacgttTCTTCGGCGCCACTGCTCCAGAGAAAATCGGCATATTTTGCAGCGTAAAATGGGTTCCCAGACTCCGCAGAAATGGCTTCAAGAAATGTCTGTTCCGCCGCCCATAAGTCCTTTCTAACCCTCCACAAGAACGTCGCGTATTTATTGAACGCCTCTGCATCAGCCGGCGTCACTTCCACTGCCTTCTTGAAGTAATCCTCCGCTCTGTTGATGAACAAACCCACAATACGGAGATGAGAATCgggtttttgtttgatttattttctcaGACGGATAAAAAGGGAATTTAGAATTATCACCTGTCGTAATCATGGGCCACTAGGCAGAGAAATTGAGCGTAATTGGCGAGGAGAAGTGGATTGTTTGGGTCTTGGGATAGCCCCGTTTGGTAAAGAAGCTCTGTTCTGAAATACTCGGTGTAGGTGTCCGATTCGATGTTCGCTATCACCGGCGATACGAATCTCCTTATGGCGTTTTGGtcgatttcttcatttctcatttGTGAAGCTTCTTTGAGAATTGAATTCCACAGAGAAGTCTCTTCTTCTCTGATCCCTGATATCGACAACTCTTCTTCTGCTGAAGATCCTATTGAGGACATTTGGGAAGTACCGTCCGGCATGACGGTGGGATAATTGTCTGATGAATGGAATTCATCGCCGTCTGTGCCACTTGCAATCGGTCTGACCTTTCCGCCGCCGCCTCCATTTCCGCCGCTAATGGAAGCTGTTTTCCCAGATACTGAGAACGTCTTGATTGCAGAGGAATCGAATCTCTCTGGCTTTTGATTCTCGATTTGAACAACTTCCTCAACCATCTGCGTTAGGGAAGGTGTAGGTGATGAGGAAGCCGCAAATGCGGAATGATTCCCCATTGAGTGGACTGTAAAATTCGCTAACAGAAT
The Cucurbita pepo subsp. pepo cultivar mu-cu-16 chromosome LG16, ASM280686v2, whole genome shotgun sequence genome window above contains:
- the LOC111776888 gene encoding uncharacterized protein LOC111776888 produces the protein MAPTAGSLCNKFLALLLLIVHVGCFLLTTADHRSRRRPPPPKKATPTPSCLKPHKALTSSYSFLKRIFSSKTCKMAIETARPPTPARTSQEISPPVETPTAGTPQDSDITTAETNQFVHISNDIFPCTACGEIFPKHQLLEQHQSAKHAVSELADSDSGKNIVRIIFETGWTSKEKSPKIVRILKIHNSPKIVSRFEEYRESVKAKAAARNGAVKRRDERCIADGNELLRFHCATFLCDLGQNGNSSLCGQQFCSICGIIKSGFSHKLDGISTLSSSWRAHVAIPEDIEEEFKFLNVKRAILVCRVIAGRVGSDADEPEKDGEGFHSVVGRSGSGAQTTLDEEELLVFNPRAVLPCFAIVYEI